One part of the Mytilus trossulus isolate FHL-02 chromosome 11, PNRI_Mtr1.1.1.hap1, whole genome shotgun sequence genome encodes these proteins:
- the LOC134691377 gene encoding gamma-1-syntrophin-like isoform X2, translated as MEEVKSGMVSLHDGKSRPQPVKLHLTNDALILLKEELVPISQETEHQMKDLVREVSIQRKDNSGLGLSIKGGADHNLPPLISKLLPDSPAARTEQLFVGDAIIKINGESCDKMTHSEVMTTLKNAGSTVTLTVKYFKPAAPFLNKMMTPDSPSYNNQDNGSQCREMFPGLERQWRVYVSIQLLFAYLTRFCPGTDKLRTNAFEVIGVDGSSTGVIHCDDSHSLADWIRAISSNISFLISKMIRMSNRLLIPEEQILMMNWMHERVSPSLHRPAWKPKFVALKGPDIYLFDYPPMQTRDWVRCDTVFKVYECMLQICKDKELLDDRQHCCNILAGTGEKLYLSTESRAELLHLEKAWYRTNHSSITRLKHKTFGCTWRGNLCGLTLDLDSGFSLYDNSTKNFQWTYRFSQLRGSSDDGKTRLKLHFNCDPPGSTEIREIECTGLHTLLYSMNAFLSAKLASVDPTFLS; from the exons ATGGAAGAG GTCAAGAGTGGTATGGTTTCTTTGCATGATGGGAAATCAAGACCCCAGCCAGTCAAATTGCATCTTACAAATGATGCCTTGATATTACTGAAGGAGGAACTGGTTCCCATTTCACAGGAAACAGAACATCAAATGAAAGATTTG GTTAGAGAAGTTAGCATCCAAAGAAAAGATAACTCTGGATTAGGATTAAGTATAAAGGGAGGAGCAGACCATAACTTACCTCCCCTGATTTCTAAGTTATTACCAGACTCTCCAGCGGCTAGGACAGAACAGTTGTTTGTTGGAGATGcaattataaaa ATAAATGGAGAGTCATGTGACAAGATGACTCATAGTGAGGTGATGACAACTCTAAAGAATGCAGGTTCAACTGTTACCCTAactgttaaatatttcaaaccaGCAGCTCCATTCCTGAACAAGATGATGACCCCAG ATAGCCCAAGTTACAACAATCAAGACAATGGTAGTCAG TGTAGAGAAATGTTTCCTGGTTTAGAAAGACAATGGCGGGTCTATGTATCAATACAGTTATTGTTTGCCTATTTAACAAGATTCTGTCCTGGTACAGATAAACTAAG AACTAATGCCTTTGAAGTGATTGGAGTAGATGGTTCATCGACAGGTGTCATTCACTGTGATGACAGTCATTCATTGGCTGATTGGATCAGAgcaatatccagtaatatttcaTTTCTCATTTCAAAAATG atAAGGATGAGTAACAGACTGCTGATACCAGAAGAACAG ATACTGATGATGAATTGGATGCATGAGCGAGTTTCACCATCATTACATAGACCAGCATGGAAACCTAAATTTGTAGCTTTAAAAGGACCAGATATTTATCTCTTTGACTATCCACCA ATGCAAACCAGAGACTGGGTTAGATGTGATACAGTGTTCAAAGTTTATGAATGTATGCTGCAGATTTGTAAG GATAAAGAATTATTAGATGATAGACAACACTGTTGTAACATACTGGCTGGAACTGGTGAGAAACTTTACCTCAGTACAGAAAGTCGAGCAGAGTTACTACATCTCGAGAAGGCTTGGTACAGAACTAATCATAGCAGTATTACTAGATTAAAG CACAAGACATTTGGTTGTACATGGAGAGGGAATTTATGTGGACTGACATTAGATCTGGACTCAGGATTTTCTCTGTATGATAACAGTACTAAA AACTTTCAGTGGACATACAGATTTTCCCAGCTACGGGGATCGTCAGATGACGGCAAGACACGACTTAAACTTCACTTTAATTGTGATCCACCTGGTTCAACAGAAATAAGG GAAATAGAATGTACTGGACTCCACACATTACTATACTCAATGAATGCTTTCTTGTCGGCCAAACTTGCTTCTGTG GATCCAACTTTCTTATCCTAG
- the LOC134691376 gene encoding EF-hand domain-containing protein 1-like: MEGLPFLPGNNFRDPTKWKHHRSHTLNYKNGYSIPGRPEVGIGGEPIVYNQLSEQELDDLANYSPTLTYGQAKQAPPEDFVPGHVAWDKKVLRFNAYFKQTVHESPDEYFRVRPVDIFYYLEDDSISVVEPHVENSGMPQGKLIKRQRLPKNDQGDNWHWKDLNNGINVTFYGKIFRIVNCDQFTTNFLESEGLDVNPGENLPSDPYIDRRKEKAALRTYTTASAFDAKKQFLELDRKVLRLYVVWDDTNQMFGEMRPFVIHYYLVDDTLEVREVHNANDGRDPFPVLIGRHKVPKNRYNVESSFPAVVMELSDHEIKQYYTPKDFKIGETVTVYGRRFLVYDCDNFTKAFYYQNFGITDFNTVDVQEKVKNLPKMEIPPYNNFGSLEDSLQSCLSLIPQPPKKDFIKMLENDHKVLRFEATMDSVRPEDRGRRFIVSYRLADDMMTIYEPPVRNSGIIGGKFLERTRVAKPGCAPGQPVFYGPQDFYIGAVIDVFKHRFVITNADEYVLKYMEDHSAQFPAETVQTLRERLTTRPMETVKGGPMKVMRSPGDLEILVKQVRAQLKKIAITDKARVDTMFLRYNKDRTGYIGGDDMRAMCRSLQLPVDDDVINELVRQCTSNPEGKISLEDFRRFIECS; encoded by the exons ATGGAAGGACTACCATTCCTTCCTGGAAATAACTTCAGAGATCCAACG AAATGGAAACATCACAGAAGTCACACACTGAACTACAAGAATGGTTATTCCATCCCAGGCAGACCAGAAGTAGGGATAGGTGGAGAACCTATTGTCTACAACCAATTGTCTGAACAGGAACTTGATGATTTGGCCAACTACAGTCCAACACTCACTTATGGTCAAGCCAAACAAGCACCACCAGAAGACTTTGTTCCTGGTCATGTTGCTTGGGACAAAAAG GTCCTGAGATTCAATGCTTATTtcaagcagacagttcatgaatCTCCAGATGAGTACTTTAGAGTTCGTCCAgtagatatattttattatctagAAGATGATAGTATATCAGTGGTTGAGCCACATGTAGAAAACTCAGGAATGCCACAAG gaAAACTGATAAAGAGACAGAGGCTACCAAAGAATGACCAGGGAGACAATTGGCATTGGAAGGATCTGAACAATGGTATTAATGTcacattttacgggaaaatattCCGTATTGTCAACTGTGACCAATTCACCACG AATTTCCTAGAAAGTGAAGGTTTAGATGTAAACCCAGGAGAAAATCTACCCTCAGATCCATACATTGATAGAAGGAAGGAAAAAGCTGCACTCAGAACTTACACCACTGCCTCAGCATTTGATGCCAAGAAACAGTTCTTGGAACTTGACAGAAAAGTCCTTCGATTGTATGTTGTTTGGGATGATACAAATCAGATGTTTGGTGAAATGAGACCATTTGTTATCCAT TATTACTTAGTGGACGATACCCTAGAAGTCAGAGAAGTACACAATGCCAATGATGGCCGAGATCCATTCCCAGTTTTAATAGGGAGACACAAAGTTccaaaaaatagatataatgtAGAATCCTCTTTCCCAGCTGTTGTAATGGAGTTATCAgaccatgaaatcaaacaatattaTACACCTAAAGACTTCAAAATCGGTGAAACTGTCACTGTGTACGGAAGAAGGTTTTTGGTCTATGACTGTGATAATTTTACAAAGgcattttattatcaaaacttTGGAATTACAGACTTTAATACAGTAGATGTGCaagaaaaagtgaaaaatctaccaaaaatG GAAATTCCACCCTACAATAATTTTGGTTCACTAGAAGATTCCTTACAATCATGTCTATCACTTATACCACAACCACCCAAGAAAGATTTCATCAAAATGTTGGAAAATGATCATAAAGTACTCAGATTTGAAGCCACAATG gaTTCAGTACGACCAGAAGACAGAGGAAGGAGGTTCATCGTATCATATCGTTTAGCAGACGACATGATGACAATCTATGAACCACCAGTACGAAACTCTGGAATCATTGGAGGAAAGTTTTTGGAGAGGACACGAGTTGCCAAGCCAGGCTGTGCACCTGGTCAACCAGTATTCTATGGTCCACAAGACTTTTACATTGGTGCTGTAATTGATGTATTTAAACACAGATTTGTCATCACAAACGCAGACGAATATGTGCTCAAGTATATGGAGGACCATTCTGCACAATTCCCAG ctgAAACAGTTCAGACACTGAGAGAAAGACTAACAACACGTCCAATGGAAACAGTCAAAGGAGGACCTATGAAAGTCATGAGAAG tcCTGGAGATTTAGAAATCTTAGTCAAACAAGTACGAGCTCAGCTTAAAAAGATTGCTATAACAGACAAGGCAAGAGTTGACACAATGTTCCTAAGATACAACAAAGATAGAACAGGATATATTGGTGGAGATGATATGAGAGCAATGTGCCGAAGCTTACAACTGCCAGTAGATGATGATGTTATCAATGAA CTTGTTAGACAGTGCACATCGAATCCAGAAGGCAAAATATCATTAGAAGATTTCAGAAGATTCATTGAGTGCTCATGA
- the LOC134691377 gene encoding gamma-1-syntrophin-like isoform X1, giving the protein MEEVKSGMVSLHDGKSRPQPVKLHLTNDALILLKEELVPISQETEHQMKDLVREVSIQRKDNSGLGLSIKGGADHNLPPLISKLLPDSPAARTEQLFVGDAIIKINGESCDKMTHSEVMTTLKNAGSTVTLTVKYFKPAAPFLNKMMTPDSPSYNNQDNGSQCREMFPGLERQWRVYVSIQLLFAYLTRFCPGTDKLRTNAFEVIGVDGSSTGVIHCDDSHSLADWIRAISSNISFLISKMIRMSNRLLIPEEQILMMNWMHERVSPSLHRPAWKPKFVALKGPDIYLFDYPPMQTRDWVRCDTVFKVYECMLQICKDKELLDDRQHCCNILAGTGEKLYLSTESRAELLHLEKAWYRTNHSSITRLKHKTFGCTWRGNLCGLTLDLDSGFSLYDNSTKNFQWTYRFSQLRGSSDDGKTRLKLHFNCDPPGSTEIREIECTGLHTLLYSMNAFLSAKLASVDPTFLS; this is encoded by the exons ATGGAAGAG GTCAAGAGTGGTATGGTTTCTTTGCATGATGGGAAATCAAGACCCCAGCCAGTCAAATTGCATCTTACAAATGATGCCTTGATATTACTGAAGGAGGAACTGGTTCCCATTTCACAGGAAACAGAACATCAAATGAAAGATTTG GTTAGAGAAGTTAGCATCCAAAGAAAAGATAACTCTGGATTAGGATTAAGTATAAAGGGAGGAGCAGACCATAACTTACCTCCCCTGATTTCTAAGTTATTACCAGACTCTCCAGCGGCTAGGACAGAACAGTTGTTTGTTGGAGATGcaattataaaa ATAAATGGAGAGTCATGTGACAAGATGACTCATAGTGAGGTGATGACAACTCTAAAGAATGCAGGTTCAACTGTTACCCTAactgttaaatatttcaaaccaGCAGCTCCATTCCTGAACAAGATGATGACCCCAG ATAGCCCAAGTTACAACAATCAAGACAATGGTAGTCAG TGTAGAGAAATGTTTCCTGGTTTAGAAAGACAATGGCGGGTCTATGTATCAATACAGTTATTGTTTGCCTATTTAACAAGATTCTGTCCTGGTACAGATAAACTAAG AACTAATGCCTTTGAAGTGATTGGAGTAGATGGTTCATCGACAGGTGTCATTCACTGTGATGACAGTCATTCATTGGCTGATTGGATCAGAgcaatatccagtaatatttcaTTTCTCATTTCAAAAATG atAAGGATGAGTAACAGACTGCTGATACCAGAAGAACAG ATACTGATGATGAATTGGATGCATGAGCGAGTTTCACCATCATTACATAGACCAGCATGGAAACCTAAATTTGTAGCTTTAAAAGGACCAGATATTTATCTCTTTGACTATCCACCA ATGCAAACCAGAGACTGGGTTAGATGTGATACAGTGTTCAAAGTTTATGAATGTATGCTGCAGATTTGTAAG GATAAAGAATTATTAGATGATAGACAACACTGTTGTAACATACTGGCTGGAACTGGTGAGAAACTTTACCTCAGTACAGAAAGTCGAGCAGAGTTACTACATCTCGAGAAGGCTTGGTACAGAACTAATCATAGCAGTATTACTAGATTAAAG CACAAGACATTTGGTTGTACATGGAGAGGGAATTTATGTGGACTGACATTAGATCTGGACTCAGGATTTTCTCTGTATGATAACAGTACTAAA AACTTTCAGTGGACATACAGATTTTCCCAGCTACGGGGATCGTCAGATGACGGCAAGACACGACTTAAACTTCACTTTAATTGTGATCCACCTGGTTCAACAGAAATAAGG GAAATAGAATGTACTGGACTCCACACATTACTATACTCAATGAATGCTTTCTTGTCGGCCAAACTTGCTTCTGTGGATCCAACATTCTTATCCTAG
- the LOC134691375 gene encoding dnaJ homolog subfamily C member 27-like, with protein MEMGKMKKSLRIKIISMGNAEVGKSCIIKRYCEKRFVHKYLATIGIDYGVTKVNIRDKEVKVNIFDMAGHPIFYEVRNEFYKDTQGAIIVFDVSDRGSFEALDSWLLELQNEVGNQSEVDNIAVCVCANKTDKKRVVDESEGRIWADTRGYHYFETSAQTGEGVTEMFQNLFEGVVSAVENGGKKAPFMTQLGYSKDQVEAIQKLKAARSDYERLGVNIGASKDEVNKAYRKLAVLLHPDKSVAPGSEEAFKLLVAARTTLLKKCS; from the exons ATGGAAATGGGCAAAATGAAAAAGTCATTGCGTATTAAAATCATCAGCATGGGAAATGCTGAAGTTGGAAAG AGTTGTATCATCAAAAGATATTGTGAGAAAAGATTTGTTCACAAATACCTGGCAACTATTGGAATTGATTATGGTGTTACTAA AGTCAACATAAGAGATAAAGAGGTTAAAGTCAATATATTTGACATGGCTGGACATCCTATATTCTATGAG gtAAGGAATGAGTTTTACAAGGATACTCAGGGAGCtattattgtatttgatgtatcaGACAGAGGCAGTTTTGAGGCACTGGATTCCTGGCTATTGGAGCTGCAGAATGAAGTAGGAAACCAGTCAGAAGTAGATAATATTGCAGTCTGTGTTTGTGCTAACAAG ACTGATAAGAAGAGAGTGGTTGATGAATCTGAAGGTAGGATTTGGGCTGACACAAGAGGTTATCATTACTTTGAAACATCAGCACAAACAGGGGAAGGTGTCACAGAAATGTTTCAG aaCTTATTTGAGGGTGTTGTATCAgctgtagaaaatggtggaaagAAAGCGCCTTTCATGACACAGTTAGGATACTCCAAGGATCAAGTCGAGGCTATACAGAAGCTTAAAGCAGCAAGGAGCGATTATGAGAGGCTAGGTGTTAATATAGGAGCTTCAAA GGATGAGGTGAACAAAGCTTACAGAAAATTAGCAGTATTATTACATCCAGATAAAAGTGTAGCACCAGGCAGTGAAGAggctttcaaacttttagtGGCAGCTAGGACTACTTTGTTAAAGAAATGTTCATAA